A stretch of the Streptomyces ortus genome encodes the following:
- a CDS encoding SAM-dependent methyltransferase produces the protein MDRPAWAPRGIDISVPSVSRIYDYYLGGSHNFEVDREAARRAMEFMPGLPKVMQANRAFLRRAVRFAAAGGIDQFLDIGSGIPTFGNVHEVAQSARPGARVVYVDHDPVAVAHSEAVLAGNEDADVITADLRKPREILASPRLRRLIDLNRPVALLLVAILHFVEDEDDPYDAVAELRDALAPGSLLVVTHASYEGIPLPPERAGGAVDVYRDIRNPLIMRSREDIARFFEGYDMVEPGLVPMPNWRPDPASEDEDPYSYSGFAGVGRTA, from the coding sequence ATGGACCGTCCCGCCTGGGCCCCGCGCGGCATCGACATCTCGGTGCCCAGTGTGAGCCGCATCTACGACTACTACCTGGGCGGATCGCACAACTTCGAGGTCGACAGGGAAGCCGCGCGCAGGGCCATGGAGTTCATGCCGGGACTGCCCAAGGTCATGCAGGCGAACCGGGCGTTCCTGCGCCGCGCGGTGCGTTTCGCGGCCGCCGGGGGTATCGACCAGTTCCTGGACATCGGCTCCGGCATCCCCACCTTCGGCAACGTCCACGAGGTGGCCCAGAGCGCCCGTCCCGGCGCCCGCGTCGTCTACGTCGACCACGATCCGGTGGCCGTCGCGCACAGCGAGGCCGTCCTGGCCGGAAACGAGGACGCGGACGTCATCACCGCCGACCTCCGCAAGCCCCGCGAGATCCTGGCGAGTCCGCGTCTGCGGCGCCTGATAGATCTGAATCGGCCAGTCGCGCTCCTTCTCGTTGCCATACTGCACTTCGTGGAGGACGAGGACGACCCGTACGATGCCGTGGCCGAGCTGAGGGACGCCCTCGCGCCCGGCAGCCTGCTCGTCGTCACGCACGCCTCCTACGAGGGAATCCCGCTCCCCCCGGAGCGGGCCGGGGGCGCCGTCGACGTCTACAGGGACATCCGAAACCCGCTGATCATGCGCTCGCGCGAGGACATCGCGCGGTTCTTCGAGGGGTACGACATGGTGGAACCCGGACTGGTGCCGATGCCGAACTGGCGGCCCGACCCGGCGTCCGAGGACGAGGATCCATATTCCTACTCGGGTTTCGCGGGCGTGGGGCGCACGGCGTGA
- a CDS encoding SCO0930 family lipoprotein translates to MKTSWRSASLVASAAAVLVLTTACGQEKADDSTGSQNVGAAPAAGGYGSAGASATETGAAAADGQGAVAQSAGQLAVSDTDKLGEVVTDSAGMTLYRFDKDTAEPPKSTCEGDCATAWPPVPSSGAAAPVGIDKALLGEVTRPDGTKQLTIDGWPQYRFAKDTKAGDVKGQGVGGTWYASAPTGKKASAGGGGGTAEAADLPGLSTRNDPELGEVVIDKNGMTVYRFEKDVPWPMKSNCIGACLEKWPVVEPVDAADTKGIDNKNDGKRGYVINNRPDGLKQQSIDCWPLYTFAGDKKPGDTNGQGVGGTWYAISPEGKPLGKPK, encoded by the coding sequence ATGAAGACCTCCTGGCGGAGCGCCTCACTCGTAGCGTCAGCTGCGGCAGTGCTGGTGCTGACGACGGCGTGCGGTCAGGAAAAGGCGGACGATTCCACCGGCAGCCAGAACGTGGGCGCGGCGCCCGCGGCGGGCGGCTACGGTTCGGCGGGAGCGTCGGCGACCGAGACGGGCGCCGCCGCCGCGGACGGGCAGGGCGCCGTCGCCCAGAGCGCCGGTCAGCTTGCCGTTTCGGACACCGACAAGCTCGGCGAGGTGGTCACGGACAGCGCGGGCATGACGCTGTACCGCTTCGACAAGGACACGGCGGAGCCGCCGAAGTCGACCTGTGAGGGCGACTGCGCCACGGCCTGGCCCCCGGTCCCGTCCTCGGGTGCCGCGGCCCCGGTGGGTATCGACAAGGCTCTGCTGGGCGAGGTCACCCGTCCCGACGGTACGAAGCAGCTGACCATCGACGGCTGGCCGCAGTACCGGTTCGCGAAGGACACCAAGGCCGGTGACGTCAAGGGCCAGGGTGTGGGCGGCACCTGGTACGCCTCGGCCCCCACGGGCAAGAAGGCGTCCGCCGGCGGCGGGGGCGGCACGGCGGAGGCCGCCGACCTGCCCGGTCTGTCGACGCGTAACGACCCGGAGCTCGGCGAGGTCGTCATCGACAAGAACGGTATGACGGTCTACCGGTTCGAGAAGGACGTCCCGTGGCCGATGAAGTCGAACTGCATCGGCGCCTGCCTGGAGAAGTGGCCGGTCGTCGAGCCCGTGGACGCGGCCGACACCAAGGGCATCGACAACAAGAACGACGGCAAGCGCGGCTACGTCATCAACAACCGTCCGGACGGGCTCAAGCAGCAGAGCATCGACTGCTGGCCGCTCTACACCTTCGCGGGTGACAAGAAGCCCGGCGACACCAACGGACAGGGCGTCGGCGGCACCTGGTACGCCATCTCCCCCGAGGGCAAGCCGCTCGGCAAGCCGAAGTAG
- a CDS encoding DUF4239 domain-containing protein, whose product MSEWLVLALAMAAAAVVVLVVTFVRHRTVSEDDDPSDTPDVIEYMTMMIGVVYAIVLGLAIAGVWEARGVAEDHVQTEAQALHEINERVRVYPPDVRDRIRADVDAYVDHVVTTEWKTMSEHGHVTGRGTELLNRVRQDVTDYEPRTDFEAQAYQPLLDQVTAADTARTARADSTAPTMPGVVWFGLITGAVVTVGLIFALQIRRTPREVILAGLFASLIAFLLFLIWDFDAPYSRGITATADPFLAHFPGAGK is encoded by the coding sequence TTGTCGGAATGGCTTGTTCTCGCCCTCGCGATGGCCGCCGCGGCCGTCGTCGTCCTCGTCGTCACCTTCGTACGGCACCGCACCGTTTCCGAGGACGACGATCCGTCCGACACCCCGGACGTCATCGAGTACATGACGATGATGATCGGCGTGGTGTACGCCATCGTGCTCGGCCTCGCCATCGCCGGGGTCTGGGAGGCGCGGGGCGTCGCCGAGGACCACGTACAGACGGAGGCGCAGGCACTGCACGAGATCAACGAGCGGGTGCGCGTCTATCCGCCGGACGTCCGCGACCGCATCCGCGCGGACGTCGACGCCTATGTCGATCACGTCGTCACCACCGAGTGGAAGACCATGTCCGAGCACGGCCACGTCACCGGGCGGGGGACCGAACTGCTGAACCGGGTCCGCCAGGACGTCACCGACTACGAGCCGAGGACGGACTTCGAGGCCCAGGCCTACCAGCCGCTGCTCGACCAGGTGACCGCGGCGGACACCGCGCGCACCGCCCGCGCCGATTCGACGGCGCCGACCATGCCGGGCGTCGTGTGGTTCGGGCTGATCACCGGGGCCGTGGTGACGGTCGGGCTGATCTTCGCCCTGCAGATCCGCCGTACGCCGCGCGAGGTGATCCTGGCGGGCCTGTTCGCCTCGCTGATCGCCTTCCTGCTCTTCCTGATCTGGGACTTCGACGCGCCCTACAGCCGCGGGATCACGGCGACCGCCGACCCGTTCCTCGCGCACTTCCCGGGCGCCGGGAAGTGA